The Leucobacter viscericola sequence ACACTCGGGTCTTGGCCGCCGCTACGCTTCCCTCACCATCAACCCCGGCTACAAGACTCGTGATGGCAAGGAGTACGGCACCGGCAATCCGGCACTGCGCGACGTCGAAGTTCGCCAGGCCATCCGCCTCGGCACCGACACCAAAACGCTGCTCGACAAGGTGTTGGATGGGCAGGGCGTCAGCGCAACCAGCTTCATTCCGTCATCGTTCCCAAAGTGGCACCTTTCCGACGATGATCCGGCAATCGTGAAGTTCGATCCCGCAGCCGCCAAGGCAAAGCTCGACAAGGCCGGCTGGGTTGTCGGTTCCGACGGCATCCGGGAAAAGGACGGCAAGAAGCTCGAGATTAACTTCCTCGTCACCGCGACCGAACCGGTCGAGCAGGCCACCGCAGAGTTCCTCGTGCCGTGGATGAAAGACATTGGCATCAAGCTGAACGTCGAGTCCACCGACAGCGACACCTCAAGCACGCGATCGATGAAGGCCGACTTCGACATGATGTTTACCGGCTGGTCCGTGAACCCCGATCCCGATTACCAGCTCGGCATCAACACCTGCATGAACCTGCCGACCAACGAAGACGGCACCGGCGGCACCACGCAGGACGGCTACTGCAATCCCGAGTTCGACAAGCTCTACAAGGAGCAGCGTTCCGAGCTCGACGAGGGCAAGCGCCAGAAGATTGTGCACGACATGCTCGCGATGAACTACACCGACACGGTGCAGATTGCGACCTGGTACAAGAACGGGCTTGAGGCCTACCGCTCCGACCGTTTCGATGGGTTCACGACGCAGCCAAAGGACGGCGGCATCATCGCAAACCAGGCTGGCTACTGGGGCTTCTTGACGGTTGCTCCGGTTGAGGGCAGCTCCTCGACCTCCGGTCAGGGCGCCACCACCGGGCTTCTGATCGCCGGCGGAGTCGTTCTCGTCGTCGTCATCGGCGGTGTCATCTTCTACCTCGTCCGTCGCAAGAACAGCGCAGACGTCGAGTAATTCAGCGGTGGGGTCGCGGCAGACAAGCTGCGGCCCCTCCGCCACCACTCTTTCAGGAGCCCTCACATGTCAAACTCAGTGCCGCCCTCCACAACGGCCATAGCCACCAGCGCTCACGCAGAAGAGCACACCCGCGACACATCTGCGATCCGCTACCTGTTTTCGAAGCTGGGCGGAGCAGCAATCAGCCTGGGAATGGTTATCGTCCTCGGGTTCTTCGCGTTCAAAATCTTGCCGGGTGATCCCGTCGCGTCGATCGCAAAACAGCGTTCGATGTCACCGGAACAGATGGACATGCTGCGCGAGCAGTTTGGTCTGAACAAACCGCTCTGGCAGCAGTTCATCGACTACCTCGTCAACGTGTTCACTCTCAACTTTGGTGAGAGCTACGTCTACAAGACCTCGGTCTCGAGCCTCATTGCTCAATACTTCTGGCCAACGATTCTGCTCACCGGCACCGCCGCGATCCTCGCGATTGTACTTGGTCTCTGGCTTGGCCAGAAGGCCGCGTGGAAGCACGGCTCGCGCTTCGACAAGTTCGTCTCGTCAAGCTCACTCGTGCTGTGGTCGGTTCCGACGTTCTGGCTCGGTCTGATCCTGCTCATGGTGTTTGGTGGCACCCTGCACTGGTTCCCAACCGGCGGCATGCGATCCCCAAACCCGCCAACCGACTTTTTGGGTGCGAGCATCGACATCGCATCGCACATGGTGCTGCCGGTCATCACGATGGTCGCGGTGGTTTACGCGCAGTACCTGATGGTGATGCGCAGCTCGCTCGTGGAAGAGATGAGCGCCGACTACCTCACGACCGCACGCGCAAAGGGCCTGCGTGACGTGCAGGTTCGTCGCCGCCACGCGGTGCCCAACGCCATGCTGCCAACGGTGACCCTCATCTTCATGCATTTAGGTGGCCTCATTGCCGGGGCGGTGACCGTTGAGACCGTCTTCTCGTGGCCCGGCCTTGGCAAGCTCACGTTTGAGGCCATAACCGGCCCCGACCTGCCACTGCTGCAGGGCACCTTTGTTGTGTTCTCAACCATCATCATCGCCATGAATTTCATTGCTGATCTCATTTACCGTCAGCTTGACCCGAGAGTGAGGCGAGCATGACCATCATCGCCACTAAACCAGAACCCTCCGCCCCCGAGGGGTCACCTCAGCAGCGCTCCTCGCGACAGCGCTCCCCACGGCAGATCACCTGGGCCAGGCGCCGAGATGCGCTCCTCAACTTCTGGCGGCAATTTCGGCACCACCGCGCCGGCATGATTGGCCTCGGCTTCCTTGTGCTCGTGGCGCTCATCGCCATTCTCGCACCAGTCATCGCACCCGTGCAGATGCTCGATGTCACGAAGCTTGTTGACCAGGAGCGCTTCGCTCCCCCGTCGTGGGAGCACCTGCTCGGCACCGACCACCAGGGGCGCGAGCTCTGGGTGCGCATGGTGTGGGGCGCTCGCGTCTCGCTGCTGGTTGGCCTCGCAGCTACCGCGATGTCAATGCTCATCGGCACACTCGTGGGCATCGCCGCCGGTCACTTCACCGGCTTCACTGGGAGCGTGCTGATGCGCGGCATCGACTTCTTCCTCGTGCTGCCCGCACTGATCCTCGCGATTGTGCTTTCTTCCGTGCTGAGCCGGGGTGTGCTCACCATCATCATCGCGATTGGCCTCACCTCGTGGGCGGGCACCGCGCGTGTGGTGCGCTCGCAGACCCTTACGGTCGAGTCCCGAGATTACATCGAGCGATCCCGGGCACTGGGCGCGGGCCACTGGCACATCATCGTGAAGCACCTCCTGCCCGGTGTGCTGCCGCTGGTTCTGGCAAACACGACGCTGACCGTGGGTTCCGCAATCATCGCAGAGTCAACGCTGTCATTCCTGGGACTCGGCGATCCCACCGTGCAGTCGTGGGGCTCGATCCTGAAAAACTCGATGGATGTCTCAGCTGCAACAAGCGGCTACTGGTGGTACGTGCTGACCCCCGGTATCGCCATTGTGCTGGTTGTGCTCGCGTTTACCCTCATGGGGCGCGCGGTCGAGAACATCGTCAACCCAACGCTGAGGAGCCGCTAAGCCATGCCGAAGCTCACATTTGAAGACGTTTCGATCACCTATCGCACCTCCGGCGAGAACGGCCGCGGTGAGGTTTCCGCAGTAAAGTCGGTGTCGCTTGAGTTGCCCGCTGGTGGCACACTCGGGATCGCGGGCGAATCTGGGTCGGGCAAGTCAACGCTCGCGATGAGCGCGCTGCGCCTGCTGCCAAAGAATGCGCGCCTCGACGGTCGTGTGCTCATCGGCGACACCGACGTGGCCAAGCTCAACTTTGGCGAACTGCGCGCCGTGCGCTGGGCGCAGGCCTCCATCGTGTTCCAGGGCGCCATGCACTCGCTCAACCCGGTGCACACCGTTGGCGATCAGATTCTTGAGGCTCTCGAGACCCACGTCACCGACCGTTGGCGCACCTCGCAGGCGCGCGAGTCCCGGGTGCGCGAGCTCCTCGAGATCGTCGATCTGCCAACGCAGAAGATGAAGTCGTACCCGCACGAGCTCTCGGGCGGCCAAAAACAGCGCATCATGATCGCGATGGCGCTCGCCTGCGAACCCGAGATCATCATCGCCGACGAGCCAACGACGGCGCTCGACGTGATCGTGCAGAAGCAGATCCTCGATATGATCTCGCGGCTCGTTGCCGAGCGCGGCATCTCGCTGCTCATGATCAGCCACGATCTCTCGGTGCTCGCCACCGCCTGCGACCGCATCGCGGTCATGCGCAACGGTGAGCTCGTTGAGGTGGGCGAGGCGCGCATGATCTGTACGGAGCCCAACGAGCCGTACACCCGCAAACTCGCGGACGCGTTCCCGACGATCGGTGATCCCGCCTCGCGCTTGCGGCCGGTCACTCGACACGGTGCCGGGGCAGAGGAACCGGGCGAATCGAAACCCAGCGACGAGGTGCTGCTCTCTGCCAAGGGCGTGAACGTCACCTACCACGGTTCGGGCGGCCATCACGCGGTGCGCGACGTTGATCTTGAGGTGCACCGCGGTGAGATTGTGGTGCTCGTTGGTCAGTCAGGATCGGGCAAGACCACGCTCGCCCGCGCGCTCATGGGCCTGCAACCGACAGACCAGGGCAGCGACATTCGCTTCCTGGGCAAACCCCTGCCCGAGAAGGGGAAGGCGCTGAAGCTCTTCCGCCGCAGTGTGCAGCTCGTGCTGCAGGATCCCTCTGCCGCGCTCAACCCGAAGCTCAGCGTCTACGAGTCGGTGGCAGAGGGTCTGCGAGTTCAGGGCCTGACCACCGACGAAAAGGCACGCGTCGCGCAGAGCCTCGTTGATGCGGAGTTATCGCCACCCGAACAGTACTTTGGGGCGATCCCGCAAGAGCTCTCGGGTGGGCAGCGGCAGCGTGTGGTCATCGCCGGTGCGCTCGCGCTGCACCCCGAGATGCTCATCGCCGACGAACCCGTGGCGTCGCTTGACGCTTCGGTGCGCGGCGAGATTCTCGGCCTGCTGCTCTCACTCAAGAAGCGACTCGGGCTCTCCGCGCTCGTCATCACCCACGACCTCGGTCTCGCGTGGAACATCGCGGACCGTGTTGCGGTGATGTATCACGGCGAAATCGTGGAGCAGGGCACCACGGAAGAGGTGCTGCTGAGCCCGAAGCACCCGTACACTCGCGAACTACTCGCCGCTGCCCCAGCGTTTTGGAGAAGGTGTCATGACCCTAGACCGCCACGCCTACCTCGAGTCCGCTCCGCTTCAAGCGGGCGACACGGTCGCCATCATCGGCGCCTCGGGCCCCAGCACCCGAACGAGCCTCAACCGCACGGTCAAGTACCACGAAGCGTGGGGACTCAACGTGGTTGTCGGCGAGCACGTGCTCGACCGGCACCCGCGCTCGCGGCACCTCGCGGGCACCGACGCCAACCGCAGGGCCGACCTGGTGAACGCCTGGTGCGATCCCAATATCGACGCCGTGGTCTGCCTGCGCGGCGGTTACGGCGCCATGCGGCTGCTCGACGGCATCAACTGGGACGACATGGCGGCCGGAGCTACGCGGCGCGACGGGCGACCGAAGTTACTCACCGGTTCTTCGGACGTCACAGCGCTGCACGAGGCGTTCAGCGCGCACCTCGATGTAGCCGGCCTCTTCTGCCCGATGGCTGGCACGGATGTGTTTCGCAACTCTGAGTTTGTTCGCGAAGACGTGCACCGCTGGCTGTTCGAACCCTGGGGCGGCCGCGAAATCATCGGCCCAAAGACCGAGATTCTCGCGCCGGGTGTTGCGGAGGCTCGCTTCACCGGAGGCAATCTCAGTCTGCTCGGGGCAGGGATCGGCGCACTTCTCACACCGGAAAAGGCGCCCGGAATCCTGTTTCTGGAGGACATCAGCGAGGAGGTCTACAGACTCGACAACCTGCTGATTCAGCTGGAGCGCGCTGGGCGCCTCGCTGCGGCCGAGGGCATCGTGCTCGGCTCCTGGTACGAGTGCGGCGAGTCAGACGAGATCCGTGACCTCATGCACGAGTACCTGGGCGACCGAGGCATCCCGGTGTTGTGGGAGCAGGGGTTCGGTCACGATCCCGAGGCACTCACCGTTCCGTTGAACGTGGATGGCAGACTCGACGCGAGCGGCGATAGCCCGCGGCTCACCGTCGCAGGGGGCCACGCGTGACTCCCGAGATGGTGCTGCCGCCCCTCGATCCTCGCGCAAAGTGGAGTATCCGAGTAGTGCACGGAACGAGTGGGGATCCGCTGCTCGAGTACGAACCGGACACGCAGTGCGAGACGGCGAGCATCGGCAAGGTGTTTCTGCTTGTCGAGGTCGCGCGGCGAATCGAAGCGGGAACGCTGAGCCTTGACCAGCGAGTCGCCGTACCTGACGAGTACGGGGTCGCAGACTCTGGACTGCTGTACCTGATGCGCGACAAAGACCTGTGTGTTGCTGACATGGCGCTGCTCGTTGGCGCGTTCAGTGACAACCTCGCGACAAACGCACTGATCCACCTGTGCGGTCTGGAGACCGTTCGTCAGGTGGCACCCGATCTCGGGTACCGCGACACCGCGCTGCACGACTACCTGCGCGACGAGCGCACACCCGAGTTGCCGTGGACACCCTCCTACGGAACCGCCCGCGAACTCGCCGATGTCATGCGACGGCTCGCGGCAGGAGACGTGGTCTCCGCAGCGGTGAGCGCCCGCGTACTCGAGTGGCTCGGCTCGAACGCCGACACCACCCTCGTCGCGGACGCGTTCTCCGTCGATTCCCTCGCGCACCTCGGCCCCGATTATCAGGGTGTGCAGCTTCGCAACAAAACCGGCAGCACCGACTTCGCACGGGTCGACATCGGCTTTGTTTCGGGGCCGCGCGGATCGGTCGCCTACGCGGTCGCCGCAAACTGGAAGGGCCTCGACACCGATCTGCGTGTGCCTGTGATTGACACCATGCGTGAGATTGGCGAGCAAATTCGCTTCGCGGTGACCGGTCGTGCTCGCGAGGATGCGGCCGCGTGAGCGTTGACCTGTTCTCCGACCACGAAACACAGTGGTCGGTGCTCGCCCTCGACATCGACTCGGGCGAGGAACTGCTTCGTGTCGAACCCGAGCGTGTGCTGAACACCGCCAGCATCGGCAAGGTCTTTCTGCTACACCGGCTGCTCACTGAGGCCGACGCAGGCACACGCTCCCTCGAAGAGCGTGTCACGCGGCGGCCCGTCGAGTGGATGGACAACTCGGGGCTCTGGTACCTGCTGCAGGCCGACGCCCTCTCGCTCTACGACGTTGCCGCGCTGATCGGCGCGGTCAGCGACAATGCCGCCACCAACACGCTCTGCCGGGTGATCGGATTGCCAGTAGTGCAGGCGCACACCCGCGCGCTGGGCTACGCGCACTCGTCGCTCGACGACATCGTGCGCTGGCCGCACCCGGTCGGCTCGCCGACCACACTCTCCCGCGCAAACGCGTCCGAGTTGGTGCGGTTTGTGGCTCGCACGGTGCGGGGTGAGGATCTCTCCCCCACCTCAAGCGATACGCTGCAGCGCTGGCTCGGCGCGGGCATGGATCTGTCGATGGTGGCCTCGGCGTTTGGGCTCGATCCGCTCGCCCACTACGAGTACGACCGCGACGTGTGGCTGTGGAACAAAACCGGCACCATCTCGACTGTGCGGGCCGATATGGGGCTCGTGATGTCGCGCGACCGCCGCATCGCCTACGCCGCTATCGCAAACTGGCGTTCGGGATCCGATGCCCGCGACGGGGTGCTCGCCTCGATGCGCGACATCGGATCCCTGATACGCGAGTCGCTCTAGGCCAGCGCCCCCATCGGGTCCCACGGATCGAGCGCCGTGGGAGTCGCCGTCAGCGCCTCGCGCAGCTCGGCGGGCAGGCGATCCTTGTGGACGACAACCTCGAACACGTACTCGTCGAACCATGAGTCGTCCATCGTGCAGAATCCCTTGTCGAACTTCTCGATGCCCCAACTGTTCTCGACGCGCCAGCGGCGGGGTGTGCTGTCGACAAGGTCAACGCCGGTGAAGAGCATGGCGTGGGTCATCGCCGAGTCGCCGTAGCGCACACGATCTTCCTTTGTGGTGGCGAGGTCGACGCCGTAGACAGCGGAGTAGTCGATGAGGTTCGCAGACCACACGCCCTGCTTCGATTCCATCTGCGGATCCACGTCGCAGCCAAACCAAACGGGCTCCCCCGCGACGATCGTCTCGGCCGCGAGACGCTTCATCGTGTCAGTGTCGGTGTTGAGGTAGAGCACGGGATCCCCACCCACCACGTTGCCGAGGTGCGCAACGGTGTAACCGCGGCCCTTGGGGTGCTCCGCGCGGGGATCGTCGATGAGGCAGACGTAGTCGCTGAGTGTGATGTCGGTGAACTCTGCCAAGAAACTCTGCGGCGTGAAGTTGCCGCCCTCGTGGAAGGTGTCGTCGTCGTTCCAGCGCCACTCGAAGTTCTGCGGTGGCACTCCGAGGTGGATCGTGAGCACGCGGTGGGCGTCGCGCAGGATCGACTGCTTCAGCGCGGTCACTTCGGCTTCGGTTTGCCCGGCCGCGACGGCCTCGCGCAGCAGGCGGGCGCCTTTACGCAGCAGCGTGCGCAGCGAGTCGTTCATGCGGGAGGTGTTCGAGGAGGACTCAGTCTCGGGCATCAGCGCCTTCGGCACAACACCGTGCTTCTCGAAGACGGCAACCTCCATGTTCCACTGGCCACCGTCGTCGAGCACGTTGCCGAGCAAAAACATGGTGACACGATCATCGGGCGCAGTTTCGGCCAGGCCAATCATGTCTTCGAGAAAGTAGTTCGCCCGTTCGATCTTGTCCCAGTACATCGCGTGGTTCTGGCTGAACTCGAAGTTCTTCACGTTGAGCTTCTTGCGGGCGTCGGAGCGCAGCAGGTTGAGCGCAGCGAACAGCCAGCAGCGCCCAGAACGCTTCTGGTCTGACGCCTCCCAATTGTCGAGGCGGTGTGACATGCTGAGCGGCACGTTCAGCAAACGCTCGCGGTCGAGCGCCACCTCGTCGATCGCGGTGCGCGTCACGGCGTTCATTGCCAGACGCGCGGCGGGATCCGACGCAAGCTCCTCGTCCCACTGCCGCAGCTGCTCGGGGGTCAAGATTCCTCTATTACGTTTCGTATCAGCACCATTACTCATATATGAAGGCTAGCGTTGCCCTCGCGGAATCGCCAGCTTTTGTTACGTATAAACCGCGATGATACGCTCCTGCCATGAGCCTCGCGAGTGCCCCTGCCCCCGGCCACCCTGTGCCGCAGGCAATGCTGGATGCGGCGGGCGCTCCGGTCACTCTGGTGTGGCTCAACAGGGCCGGCGGGCTCACTGGGCGAGTTGAGAGTGGGCAGCCTCGGTTCATCAAGTGGAACCCGGCGGGATCCGGTGAGTCGCTGGCAGCCGAGGCAGAACGGCTCGAGTGGCTTCGCGGCAGACATCCTGCCCCCGAGGTCCTTGATCTCATTGAGAACGACGGCTCCGAATTACTGATCACACAAGCTCTTCCAGGCCGCTCTGCCGTTGATTCGGTGTGGCTCGCCCGACCCGATGACGCCGTGAGGACGATTGCCGAGGGGCTTCGCGCCCTGCACTCACTGCCGACAGCATCGTGCCCGTTTGACTGGGGCGTCGAGACCAGGATCGCGGAGGTCATCGCAACGGGAGCCGACGTGCCGGAGTCACTCCAGCAGGCGCCCTCGATAGACAAGCTCGTGGTGTGCCACGGCGACGCCTGCGCCCCCAACACGCTGATTGGAAACGCAGGCGAGTTCGCTGCGCATGTTGACCTCGCCCGCCTGGGTCTTGCGGATCGCTGGGCCGATCTCGCCGCAGCGACGATGTCGCTGGGGTGGAACTACGCCACCCACAACGAGGATCTTTTTTGGAGCACGTACGGCTGCGATCCTGACCGAGATCGGCTCAATTACTACCGCGATCTCTGGAACGCGTAACTACCCCGCGTTGATCGTCGCTTTTGTCACCCCGCCGGCTTCGACACCCGCGTCTTTGAGGATCTTCGTGTAGGTGCCGTCGTCGATGAGCGATTGCAGCGCCTTCTGCAGAGCCTCGCCCATGGGTGAACCCTTGTCGACCACAAAACCGTAGGGTGTCATGTCGAACGCCTCGCCAGACGGCTCAAGCTGGTCGTTGCTCTGTGCGATCGCGTCGAGGGAGACGGGCGAATCGGCAGAGAAAGCCTCGGCCTTGCCCAGTCGCACCGCATTGGTGACCTGGGCTTGATCGTCAAACGGCACCATTTCAATGGGCTTTTTACCCTCTGACTCGCACTTCTTTGACTTTGCCGGCAGTTCGTCGAGGTGCTGGAACGAACCCTGTTTGACGGCAATCACGTGGCCGCATGCGTCATTCGGGTCGACCGGCTCTCCCGTGGGCGCCACCCAGAGCACACCGGCCTCGTAGTAGTTCACAAAGTCGACGACCTTCTGCCGTTCCTTGTTGTCGGTAAACGAGGCCGATCCCATATCCATGGCGCCCTCTTGAATGTTGGGGATGATCGTCTCGAACGACGATTCTTGCCACACGGGCTTCAGTCCCAGCTTCGACACGACGGCCTCGGTGAGGATCACGGCCCACCCCGCGTAGTTGTTCTTTTCATCGCGGTACTCGTTCGGCGGGTATGGCGTGTGAGTACCGATCACAATCTCGCCGCTCTTTTTGATGTCGGCCGGCACCAACTCGCTCGCCGCTTTATCAACCTCAACACTGAC is a genomic window containing:
- a CDS encoding ABC transporter substrate-binding protein, with the translated sequence MHTPLKKKRLRLLAAGAAIACGALAVAPATAFASPVVQAETTSDADASTFRIATSGFVDSFNPFISIYLLPTNTIRYMYESLVQNSAEDGSPTEGLAEKWSTEDGGKKWVYTLHKDMKWSDGKPITSADVKYTYEQMMNVPELGTANGNLVTNFASVEAPDDLTVVINMKEPQAPNPGSEIPIVPKHVWEKIDKPAEFMNDSDVVGSGSFLLESYKANESITLKANPNFWRGAPKVDKLQYVYYTSSDAKVQALKAGDVDFVSDLEPTQFKALEGVDGITTHSGLGRRYASLTINPGYKTRDGKEYGTGNPALRDVEVRQAIRLGTDTKTLLDKVLDGQGVSATSFIPSSFPKWHLSDDDPAIVKFDPAAAKAKLDKAGWVVGSDGIREKDGKKLEINFLVTATEPVEQATAEFLVPWMKDIGIKLNVESTDSDTSSTRSMKADFDMMFTGWSVNPDPDYQLGINTCMNLPTNEDGTGGTTQDGYCNPEFDKLYKEQRSELDEGKRQKIVHDMLAMNYTDTVQIATWYKNGLEAYRSDRFDGFTTQPKDGGIIANQAGYWGFLTVAPVEGSSSTSGQGATTGLLIAGGVVLVVVIGGVIFYLVRRKNSADVE
- a CDS encoding ABC transporter permease — translated: MSNSVPPSTTAIATSAHAEEHTRDTSAIRYLFSKLGGAAISLGMVIVLGFFAFKILPGDPVASIAKQRSMSPEQMDMLREQFGLNKPLWQQFIDYLVNVFTLNFGESYVYKTSVSSLIAQYFWPTILLTGTAAILAIVLGLWLGQKAAWKHGSRFDKFVSSSSLVLWSVPTFWLGLILLMVFGGTLHWFPTGGMRSPNPPTDFLGASIDIASHMVLPVITMVAVVYAQYLMVMRSSLVEEMSADYLTTARAKGLRDVQVRRRHAVPNAMLPTVTLIFMHLGGLIAGAVTVETVFSWPGLGKLTFEAITGPDLPLLQGTFVVFSTIIIAMNFIADLIYRQLDPRVRRA
- a CDS encoding ABC transporter permease; protein product: MTIIATKPEPSAPEGSPQQRSSRQRSPRQITWARRRDALLNFWRQFRHHRAGMIGLGFLVLVALIAILAPVIAPVQMLDVTKLVDQERFAPPSWEHLLGTDHQGRELWVRMVWGARVSLLVGLAATAMSMLIGTLVGIAAGHFTGFTGSVLMRGIDFFLVLPALILAIVLSSVLSRGVLTIIIAIGLTSWAGTARVVRSQTLTVESRDYIERSRALGAGHWHIIVKHLLPGVLPLVLANTTLTVGSAIIAESTLSFLGLGDPTVQSWGSILKNSMDVSAATSGYWWYVLTPGIAIVLVVLAFTLMGRAVENIVNPTLRSR
- a CDS encoding LD-carboxypeptidase, which translates into the protein MAGTDVFRNSEFVREDVHRWLFEPWGGREIIGPKTEILAPGVAEARFTGGNLSLLGAGIGALLTPEKAPGILFLEDISEEVYRLDNLLIQLERAGRLAAAEGIVLGSWYECGESDEIRDLMHEYLGDRGIPVLWEQGFGHDPEALTVPLNVDGRLDASGDSPRLTVAGGHA
- a CDS encoding serine hydrolase translates to MTPEMVLPPLDPRAKWSIRVVHGTSGDPLLEYEPDTQCETASIGKVFLLVEVARRIEAGTLSLDQRVAVPDEYGVADSGLLYLMRDKDLCVADMALLVGAFSDNLATNALIHLCGLETVRQVAPDLGYRDTALHDYLRDERTPELPWTPSYGTARELADVMRRLAAGDVVSAAVSARVLEWLGSNADTTLVADAFSVDSLAHLGPDYQGVQLRNKTGSTDFARVDIGFVSGPRGSVAYAVAANWKGLDTDLRVPVIDTMREIGEQIRFAVTGRAREDAAA
- a CDS encoding serine hydrolase produces the protein MSVDLFSDHETQWSVLALDIDSGEELLRVEPERVLNTASIGKVFLLHRLLTEADAGTRSLEERVTRRPVEWMDNSGLWYLLQADALSLYDVAALIGAVSDNAATNTLCRVIGLPVVQAHTRALGYAHSSLDDIVRWPHPVGSPTTLSRANASELVRFVARTVRGEDLSPTSSDTLQRWLGAGMDLSMVASAFGLDPLAHYEYDRDVWLWNKTGTISTVRADMGLVMSRDRRIAYAAIANWRSGSDARDGVLASMRDIGSLIRESL
- a CDS encoding aminopeptidase C — its product is MSNGADTKRNRGILTPEQLRQWDEELASDPAARLAMNAVTRTAIDEVALDRERLLNVPLSMSHRLDNWEASDQKRSGRCWLFAALNLLRSDARKKLNVKNFEFSQNHAMYWDKIERANYFLEDMIGLAETAPDDRVTMFLLGNVLDDGGQWNMEVAVFEKHGVVPKALMPETESSSNTSRMNDSLRTLLRKGARLLREAVAAGQTEAEVTALKQSILRDAHRVLTIHLGVPPQNFEWRWNDDDTFHEGGNFTPQSFLAEFTDITLSDYVCLIDDPRAEHPKGRGYTVAHLGNVVGGDPVLYLNTDTDTMKRLAAETIVAGEPVWFGCDVDPQMESKQGVWSANLIDYSAVYGVDLATTKEDRVRYGDSAMTHAMLFTGVDLVDSTPRRWRVENSWGIEKFDKGFCTMDDSWFDEYVFEVVVHKDRLPAELREALTATPTALDPWDPMGALA
- a CDS encoding aminoglycoside 3'-phosphotransferase → MSLASAPAPGHPVPQAMLDAAGAPVTLVWLNRAGGLTGRVESGQPRFIKWNPAGSGESLAAEAERLEWLRGRHPAPEVLDLIENDGSELLITQALPGRSAVDSVWLARPDDAVRTIAEGLRALHSLPTASCPFDWGVETRIAEVIATGADVPESLQQAPSIDKLVVCHGDACAPNTLIGNAGEFAAHVDLARLGLADRWADLAAATMSLGWNYATHNEDLFWSTYGCDPDRDRLNYYRDLWNA
- a CDS encoding ABC transporter substrate-binding protein, yielding MKIQHLLPVAAIVAALALSGCVTNTEGEVQGGTERVSVEVDKAASELVPADIKKSGEIVIGTHTPYPPNEYRDEKNNYAGWAVILTEAVVSKLGLKPVWQESSFETIIPNIQEGAMDMGSASFTDNKERQKVVDFVNYYEAGVLWVAPTGEPVDPNDACGHVIAVKQGSFQHLDELPAKSKKCESEGKKPIEMVPFDDQAQVTNAVRLGKAEAFSADSPVSLDAIAQSNDQLEPSGEAFDMTPYGFVVDKGSPMGEALQKALQSLIDDGTYTKILKDAGVEAGGVTKATINAG